One Flagellimonas sp. CMM7 genomic region harbors:
- the lepB gene encoding signal peptidase I, with product MNGTQWIIFILIVQVIHFLGTWKLYVKAGRKAWEAAIPIYNGIVLMKIINRPWWWVLLLFIPIINLLMFPVVWVETIRSFGKSKLQDTWLVILTLGFYIYFVNYAEDVKYIEDRDLKPRTGLGEWVSSIVFAIVAATFVHTYFIQPYVIPTGSLERTLRIGDFLFVSKFHYGARVPMTTLALPMVHDTIPGLKKRSYVADVDPATHKTSWKNKLQLPYMRLPGFNTIKKNDIVVFSLPSDTLYQFFKAEKAVKKPIDKKSNYVKRCVGTPGDSLAVIDGFVHINGKKLQLSDRAKVMYDYTIYSQKGVSSRLLAEVDASDYLRKYITAALNQDQYNALSPFVLGANQTPDGKIELITREKGIPAEVIRQLRLSLTEEKPRSRIANLTDDMVIALQKNQEIDSVIKTNEGKGVYAGAYPQKPNFYPWNNDNFGPIYLPEEGATVEINYKTIPLYKKIIRDYEYNDVIVTGQKVLINGEEVNSYTFKQDYYWMMGDNRDHSEDSRTWGYVPANHIVGKPVFLWLSFDNFKEGLIKWRPRWDRIFTTVGGSGEPVSYLKYFLMVLAGWFAFDFFRKRRKKNS from the coding sequence ATGAACGGTACACAGTGGATCATTTTTATTTTGATTGTACAAGTCATTCATTTTTTAGGTACTTGGAAACTCTATGTAAAAGCTGGTAGAAAAGCATGGGAAGCAGCAATCCCGATTTACAATGGTATTGTTTTAATGAAAATTATAAACAGACCATGGTGGTGGGTTTTACTTTTATTTATTCCTATTATCAATTTATTGATGTTCCCTGTCGTTTGGGTAGAAACCATTAGAAGTTTTGGAAAATCCAAATTACAGGACACATGGTTGGTTATTCTTACCCTTGGATTTTACATCTATTTTGTAAACTATGCAGAAGATGTAAAATATATTGAAGACAGAGATTTAAAACCCAGAACTGGACTTGGAGAATGGGTAAGTTCCATCGTTTTTGCGATTGTAGCAGCAACATTTGTTCACACTTATTTTATACAACCCTATGTAATTCCCACGGGTTCATTGGAACGTACCCTTAGGATTGGAGATTTTCTGTTTGTAAGCAAGTTTCATTATGGAGCACGGGTACCTATGACAACATTGGCACTTCCAATGGTTCATGATACTATTCCAGGCCTAAAGAAAAGGTCATATGTGGCAGATGTTGATCCTGCTACCCATAAAACGTCATGGAAGAATAAATTGCAGTTGCCATATATGCGCCTTCCGGGGTTTAATACTATCAAAAAAAATGATATAGTTGTTTTTAGCCTTCCTTCGGATACCCTTTATCAATTTTTTAAGGCAGAAAAAGCTGTAAAAAAACCAATAGACAAAAAATCTAATTATGTTAAGAGATGTGTGGGAACTCCAGGGGACTCGTTGGCGGTCATAGATGGATTTGTTCATATCAATGGAAAGAAATTACAACTTTCGGATAGGGCAAAAGTAATGTATGATTATACCATTTATTCCCAAAAAGGAGTATCCAGTAGATTACTTGCTGAGGTTGATGCTTCAGATTATCTCAGGAAATATATTACAGCAGCTCTAAACCAAGATCAATACAATGCGCTATCTCCTTTTGTGCTTGGTGCAAACCAAACACCTGATGGTAAAATTGAACTAATAACACGGGAAAAAGGAATACCTGCCGAAGTAATAAGACAATTGAGATTATCCTTAACAGAAGAAAAACCAAGGTCAAGAATTGCTAATTTAACGGATGACATGGTGATTGCATTGCAAAAGAATCAAGAGATAGATTCTGTTATAAAAACGAATGAAGGTAAAGGAGTATATGCAGGTGCTTATCCTCAAAAACCCAACTTTTATCCATGGAACAATGATAACTTTGGACCCATTTATCTTCCTGAGGAAGGAGCCACTGTAGAAATCAATTACAAAACCATTCCTTTATACAAAAAGATTATTCGTGATTATGAATATAATGATGTGATAGTTACGGGACAAAAAGTTTTGATCAATGGAGAAGAAGTAAACTCTTATACCTTTAAGCAAGATTATTATTGGATGATGGGAGATAACCGTGACCACTCTGAAGATAGTAGAACTTGGGGATATGTCCCTGCCAACCATATAGTGGGCAAACCAGTTTTTCTTTGGTTAAGCTTTGATAACTTTAAAGAAGGACTTATAAAATGGCGTCCACGTTGGGATCGTATTTTCACCACTGTTGGCGGTAGCGGAGAACCTGTATCCTATTTAAAATATTTTTTAATGGTACTTGCAGGATGGTTTGCATTTGACTTTTTTAGAAAACGAAGAAAAAAGAATTCTTGA
- the dapB gene encoding 4-hydroxy-tetrahydrodipicolinate reductase, translated as MNIGLFGYGKMGQMIEQIAQDRGHFIVAKVDVDTEKVDYKNIDVAIDFSTPDAAFNNITSCFKNNIPVISGTTGWLSDYDKAVGICNEVNGAFIYASNFSLGVNVFFELNSYLAKMMSNLNQYKVQMEEIHHTQKLDAPSGTAITLADGIIENTKYIGWELDTSGEKKITITSKREGSVPGTHSISYESMVDNIEIKHTAHNREGFALGAVIAAEWIQGKTGIFSMKDVLNLN; from the coding sequence ATGAATATTGGATTGTTTGGATACGGGAAAATGGGGCAAATGATTGAGCAAATTGCTCAAGATAGAGGACATTTCATAGTTGCAAAGGTAGATGTAGATACGGAGAAAGTAGATTACAAAAACATTGATGTAGCTATTGATTTTAGTACTCCGGACGCGGCATTTAATAACATAACCTCTTGTTTTAAAAACAACATCCCTGTTATTTCAGGTACTACCGGATGGTTATCAGATTATGATAAAGCAGTGGGTATCTGCAATGAGGTCAATGGAGCATTCATATATGCCTCTAATTTTAGTTTAGGGGTCAATGTGTTTTTTGAATTGAATTCGTATTTGGCCAAAATGATGTCCAATCTAAATCAGTATAAGGTTCAAATGGAAGAAATTCATCATACTCAAAAATTGGACGCACCAAGCGGCACAGCAATTACTTTGGCAGATGGAATCATAGAAAACACTAAGTATATTGGATGGGAATTGGATACATCTGGAGAAAAGAAAATTACAATCACCTCTAAACGTGAAGGATCTGTTCCCGGAACCCATTCTATTTCATACGAAAGTATGGTAGATAATATTGAAATTAAGCACACTGCCCATAATCGTGAGGGTTTCGCTTTAGGAGCGGTCATAGCAGCTGAGTGGATTCAGGGCAAAACCGGGATCTTCTCTATGAAAGATGTGTTAAATCTTAACTAA
- a CDS encoding DUF5683 domain-containing protein: protein MSKSFFLLFFSLLFVQFSFSQEDEVEPHPKEIDSLAQDLEGKGITIQEVTYEKKRINPLAPSKAAFYSAIFPGLGQIYNKRYWKAPIVWGAIGTGIYVYSFNNTEYNRARDAFKRRRAGFTDDEFYDINGDGSGPDISDDALQDAQESTQRDRDLSLLVTIALYALNIIDANVDAHLKQYNVDDDLSFDFQPYLDLNPLTNKPNYGMALVVKF, encoded by the coding sequence GTGAGTAAAAGTTTTTTTTTACTATTCTTTTCATTGCTTTTTGTGCAGTTTTCCTTTTCTCAAGAAGATGAAGTGGAACCGCATCCCAAAGAAATTGATTCATTGGCTCAAGATTTAGAAGGTAAAGGTATTACCATTCAAGAAGTCACTTATGAAAAGAAAAGGATAAACCCGCTTGCACCCAGTAAAGCCGCTTTTTACTCCGCTATATTCCCTGGATTAGGTCAAATTTACAACAAACGGTATTGGAAAGCCCCTATAGTTTGGGGTGCCATTGGGACGGGAATTTATGTGTATTCCTTCAATAATACTGAATACAACCGAGCAAGAGATGCTTTTAAAAGAAGACGGGCAGGTTTTACCGATGATGAATTTTACGATATTAATGGTGACGGAAGCGGCCCTGACATCTCTGATGATGCCTTGCAAGATGCACAAGAAAGTACTCAACGTGATAGGGATTTGTCATTATTGGTCACAATAGCGCTCTATGCCTTAAATATAATAGACGCAAATGTGGATGCACATCTTAAACAATATAATGTGGATGATGATTTATCGTTTGATTTTCAACCTTACTTAGACCTTAATCCATTGACCAATAAGCCAAACTATGGAATGGCTCTGGTGGTAAAATTTTAA
- a CDS encoding ParB/RepB/Spo0J family partition protein produces the protein MAKATKKQALGRGLSALLKDPENDIQSVSDKNADKVIGNVVELEIDSIEVNPFQPRSNFNDETLKELASSIRELGIIQPITVRKLDFNKFQLVSGERRFRASKLVGLKTIPSYIRIANDQESLEMALVENIQRQDLDPIEIALSYQRLIDEIEVTQEKLSDRVGKKRSTITNYLRLLKLHPIIQTGMRDGFVSMGHGRALINIEKKKDQINIYEKVVSDGLSVRETERLVKVYKESKKGNSSEAKKSSSKEIPNFVSKGMDVLKQHLSTKVDITTSQNGKGKIVIPFHSKEEFQRLRKLLTGE, from the coding sequence ATGGCGAAGGCAACTAAAAAACAGGCTTTAGGAAGAGGCCTCTCCGCGCTGTTAAAAGATCCCGAGAATGATATTCAATCAGTTTCGGATAAAAATGCGGATAAGGTCATTGGCAATGTAGTTGAACTGGAGATTGATTCTATCGAGGTGAATCCTTTTCAACCACGTTCCAATTTTAACGATGAAACACTTAAAGAACTTGCAAGTTCAATCAGGGAACTTGGAATTATTCAACCCATAACGGTAAGAAAGCTCGATTTCAACAAATTCCAGCTGGTCTCTGGTGAAAGAAGGTTTCGTGCTTCTAAGCTAGTAGGGTTAAAAACTATCCCTTCTTACATTCGTATAGCAAATGACCAAGAATCATTGGAAATGGCTTTGGTGGAGAATATCCAACGCCAAGACCTAGATCCTATCGAAATTGCACTTTCATATCAGCGACTCATAGATGAGATTGAGGTTACCCAAGAAAAGTTAAGCGATCGTGTGGGTAAAAAGCGTTCTACCATTACCAATTATTTGCGTTTACTTAAACTCCACCCTATCATTCAAACAGGAATGAGAGATGGTTTTGTAAGCATGGGGCATGGCCGAGCTCTTATAAATATTGAAAAGAAAAAAGACCAAATCAATATCTACGAAAAAGTGGTTTCTGATGGCCTTTCCGTTAGGGAAACAGAGCGATTGGTAAAAGTTTATAAGGAATCAAAAAAAGGAAATTCTTCAGAAGCGAAAAAGTCAAGTTCCAAAGAAATACCAAATTTTGTTAGCAAAGGTATGGATGTGTTAAAACAACACCTTTCCACCAAAGTTGATATTACTACATCGCAAAATGGAAAAGGGAAAATTGTGATTCCTTTTCATTCCAAAGAAGAATTTCAGCGTTTAAGAAAACTATTGACAGGTGAGTAA
- a CDS encoding ParA family protein, translating into MGKIIAIANQKGGVGKTTTTVNLAASLGVLEKKVLLIDADPQANATSGLGIDVDSIEKGTYQLLEHTKTVDDVIIPTDSPNVDLIPAHIDLVAIEIELVDKDNREYMLKEALKGLGDRYDFILIDCAPSLGLLTLNALTAADSVMIPIQCEYFALEGLGKLLNTIKSVQKIHNNDLDIEGMLLTMYDSRLRLSNQVVEEVKKHFADMVFDTIIQRNVRLSEAPSYGESIIKYDASSKGATNYLNLANEVLKKNKEKV; encoded by the coding sequence ATGGGCAAGATTATTGCTATTGCAAATCAGAAGGGTGGAGTAGGTAAAACAACCACTACGGTTAACCTAGCTGCCTCGCTTGGTGTATTGGAAAAAAAAGTACTGCTAATAGATGCAGACCCCCAGGCCAATGCAACATCAGGTTTGGGCATTGATGTGGACAGTATTGAAAAAGGCACTTACCAGTTGCTGGAGCATACCAAGACGGTAGATGATGTAATTATACCAACAGATTCTCCAAATGTGGATCTTATTCCAGCTCATATTGACCTTGTGGCAATTGAAATAGAATTGGTTGATAAGGACAACAGGGAGTACATGTTGAAAGAAGCCCTTAAAGGTTTGGGAGACAGGTATGATTTCATCTTGATTGATTGTGCCCCTTCTTTAGGCTTATTGACTTTGAATGCTCTTACTGCGGCGGATTCAGTTATGATTCCAATACAGTGCGAATATTTTGCTTTAGAAGGCCTAGGAAAACTGTTGAACACGATAAAGAGCGTACAGAAAATACATAATAACGATTTGGATATTGAAGGCATGTTGTTGACCATGTATGATTCAAGGTTACGACTCTCTAACCAGGTTGTGGAAGAAGTTAAAAAACACTTTGCAGACATGGTATTTGACACCATAATCCAAAGGAACGTTAGGTTAAGTGAAGCGCCAAGTTATGGAGAAAGTATTATTAAATACGATGCCAGCAGTAAGGGTGCCACAAATTATCTAAACTTGGCCAACGAAGTATTGAAGAAAAACAAGGAGAAAGTTTAA
- the scpA gene encoding methylmalonyl-CoA mutase: MSRKNLQNLTLSSGVRSSAVETSKNFAAGISPFLRGPYSTMYVRRPWTIRQYAGFSTAEESNAFYRRNLEAGQKGLSVAFDLPTHRGYDSDNERVVGDVGKAGVAIDSVEDMKVLFDGIPLDKMSVSMTMNGAVLPIMAFYIAAAEEQGVSMEQLSGTIQNDILKEFMVRNTYIYPPAPSMQLVADIFEFTSKNMPKFNSISISGYHMHEAGAPAALELAYTLSDGIEYIRTGIKAGLQIDDFAPRLSFFWGIGMNHFTEIAKMRAGRMLWAKLVKKFNPKNEKSLMLRTHSQTSGWSLTEQDPFNNVARTTIEAMAAAFGGTQSLHTNALDEAIALPTDFSARIARNTQIYLQQETHITKTVDPWAGSHMVEALTNQITQEAWELIKEVEELGGMTKAIEAGIPKMRIEEAAAKKQARIDSGQDTIVGVNKYRLEDEDDLQILEVDNDKVRKQQIAQLQQIKSTRNEDTVQKALSQITIASKKVMENNAERENLLALAVEAAKARATLGEISDAMEEAFGRYRAKIQSFTGVYSKEIKNDASFEKAKNMADDFALEEGRRPRIMIAKMGQDGHDRGAKVVATGYADLGFDVDIGPLFQTPAEVAKQAVENDVHVLGISSLAGGHKTLVPEVIQELKNYGREDIMVIVGGVIPKQDYQHLLKHGAVAVFGPGTKISSAAIEILKILMD, encoded by the coding sequence ATGAGTAGAAAGAATCTTCAGAATCTAACATTATCATCAGGTGTCAGGTCGAGCGCAGTCGAGACCTCAAAGAATTTTGCTGCGGGCATCTCCCCTTTTTTACGCGGCCCCTACTCTACCATGTATGTCCGTAGACCATGGACAATACGGCAATATGCCGGGTTTTCAACAGCAGAAGAAAGTAATGCCTTTTACAGAAGAAATTTAGAAGCAGGGCAAAAAGGGCTGTCAGTTGCGTTTGACCTTCCTACCCACAGAGGTTACGATAGCGATAATGAACGTGTAGTTGGTGATGTTGGAAAAGCCGGAGTCGCCATAGATTCTGTGGAAGACATGAAGGTTCTTTTCGATGGGATTCCCTTAGATAAAATGTCCGTTTCAATGACCATGAATGGGGCCGTTCTCCCTATCATGGCATTTTACATTGCTGCTGCCGAAGAACAAGGTGTTTCTATGGAACAGCTTTCAGGCACCATCCAAAATGACATTCTTAAGGAATTTATGGTGCGGAATACCTATATCTATCCGCCGGCCCCTTCAATGCAATTGGTAGCTGATATTTTTGAGTTTACCAGCAAAAACATGCCAAAATTTAATAGCATCAGTATTTCTGGATATCACATGCACGAGGCAGGTGCTCCAGCTGCACTGGAATTAGCGTACACACTTTCAGATGGTATTGAATATATTCGGACTGGTATAAAAGCCGGACTACAAATAGATGATTTTGCACCCCGTCTTTCTTTTTTCTGGGGAATTGGCATGAATCACTTTACAGAAATTGCCAAAATGAGGGCTGGTAGAATGCTTTGGGCCAAGTTGGTGAAGAAATTCAATCCCAAAAATGAAAAATCATTGATGCTCCGCACCCATAGCCAGACCAGTGGGTGGAGTTTAACAGAACAAGACCCCTTTAACAATGTTGCCAGAACTACAATTGAAGCTATGGCGGCAGCCTTTGGGGGAACACAAAGCTTACATACCAATGCCTTGGATGAAGCCATAGCGTTACCTACAGATTTTTCAGCTCGAATTGCGCGTAACACTCAAATTTACTTACAACAAGAAACACATATCACAAAAACCGTAGACCCTTGGGCCGGCAGCCATATGGTCGAAGCGTTAACAAATCAAATTACGCAAGAAGCTTGGGAACTCATCAAAGAAGTGGAAGAGCTTGGAGGAATGACCAAAGCCATTGAAGCTGGTATTCCCAAAATGCGCATTGAAGAAGCCGCAGCCAAAAAACAAGCCCGGATTGATAGCGGTCAAGATACCATTGTAGGTGTAAACAAATATCGCTTGGAAGACGAAGATGACCTTCAAATTTTAGAAGTTGATAATGATAAGGTCCGTAAACAGCAGATAGCGCAACTGCAACAGATTAAATCTACCCGTAATGAAGATACGGTCCAAAAAGCTTTGAGTCAGATTACAATAGCATCCAAGAAGGTCATGGAAAACAACGCTGAGCGAGAAAATTTGTTAGCTTTAGCCGTAGAAGCAGCAAAAGCGCGTGCCACTTTAGGAGAAATTAGTGATGCGATGGAAGAGGCTTTTGGGCGTTATAGAGCAAAAATCCAATCATTTACAGGAGTGTATTCCAAAGAAATTAAAAACGATGCAAGTTTTGAAAAAGCCAAAAACATGGCGGATGACTTTGCTTTGGAAGAAGGCAGAAGGCCTAGGATCATGATAGCAAAGATGGGGCAAGATGGACATGACCGCGGAGCTAAGGTAGTGGCTACAGGTTATGCAGATCTTGGTTTTGATGTGGATATCGGCCCACTTTTTCAGACCCCTGCGGAGGTGGCAAAACAAGCTGTTGAAAATGATGTTCATGTATTAGGTATCTCCTCTCTGGCGGGAGGGCATAAAACTTTGGTTCCTGAGGTAATTCAAGAATTGAAAAACTATGGAAGAGAAGACATTATGGTCATTGTTGGCGGTGTCATTCCTAAACAAGATTACCAACACCTACTAAAACATGGTGCAGTTGCAGTTTTTGGGCCAGGAACAAAAATTAGTAGCGCAGCTATTGAAATCTTAAAGATTTTGATGGACTGA
- a CDS encoding methylmalonyl-CoA mutase subunit beta has translation MSNQGLFDEFPEVSAKQWKQKIQFDLKGADYNETLLWESLEGIKVKPFYHAEDLQNAKTFNLPKDHNWKIAQTIFVGDSKKANAKAIDCLKRGTESILFTIPNENINFQELLSGIDLEHTPIHFNFQFLAVEPIKKLLEFTTGKKSEINLNIDLIANLIKDGNWFHNLEKDHSLLGEIYNQTSSKKGITAISIDTSIYQNAGSSMVQQLAYGLAHANEYLNHFSSVTSSAVEKSFPITFKVSVGGNYFFEIAKLRALRWLWQSLRTEYGIETDCHIMAIPSKRNKTLYDYNVNMLRTTSECMSAILGGADTVTNLPYDAIYHKDNEFGERIARNQLLLLKEESYFNQISKAAEGTYYIEHLTQQLAERALELFKQIENSGGFLSELKKGTIQRKIKENSEKEQQLFNTKEITLVGTNKYQNQQDQMKDDLELYPFVKIQPRKTIIEPIIEKRLAETLEQKRLGDE, from the coding sequence ATGAGTAATCAAGGTTTGTTTGATGAATTTCCTGAAGTTTCCGCAAAACAATGGAAACAGAAAATCCAATTCGATTTAAAGGGAGCGGATTATAACGAAACTTTACTTTGGGAATCCTTGGAGGGCATTAAAGTAAAACCATTTTACCATGCTGAAGATTTACAAAATGCAAAAACCTTTAACCTTCCAAAAGACCATAATTGGAAAATTGCGCAGACTATTTTTGTCGGTGATTCTAAAAAAGCAAATGCCAAGGCTATAGATTGCCTAAAAAGAGGGACGGAAAGTATACTGTTCACCATACCAAATGAGAATATAAATTTTCAAGAATTACTTTCAGGAATTGACTTGGAACATACCCCAATCCACTTTAACTTTCAGTTTTTGGCTGTTGAGCCCATTAAAAAACTATTGGAATTCACTACTGGAAAAAAATCAGAAATTAACCTCAATATTGATTTGATCGCTAACCTGATCAAGGACGGAAATTGGTTTCATAACCTAGAAAAAGATCATTCGTTATTGGGAGAAATCTATAATCAAACCTCTAGTAAAAAAGGAATTACCGCAATTAGCATTGATACTTCAATTTATCAAAACGCTGGCTCCAGCATGGTGCAACAATTGGCCTATGGTTTAGCACATGCCAACGAGTACTTAAATCATTTTTCCTCAGTCACTTCGAGCGCGGTCGAGAAGTCTTTCCCAATAACTTTCAAAGTTTCAGTTGGTGGAAATTATTTCTTTGAAATAGCTAAACTGCGAGCGTTACGATGGTTGTGGCAAAGCCTGAGGACCGAGTATGGAATTGAAACTGATTGCCATATTATGGCAATTCCTTCCAAACGAAACAAAACTTTGTACGACTATAACGTCAACATGTTACGTACAACATCAGAATGCATGTCTGCAATACTAGGAGGAGCCGATACGGTTACGAATTTACCGTATGACGCCATTTATCATAAAGACAATGAGTTCGGCGAACGCATCGCTAGAAATCAATTATTACTGCTTAAAGAAGAAAGCTATTTCAATCAAATATCAAAAGCTGCTGAGGGCACATATTACATTGAACATTTAACACAACAGCTTGCTGAAAGAGCATTGGAACTTTTCAAACAAATTGAAAATTCTGGTGGGTTTTTAAGTGAATTGAAAAAAGGAACCATACAAAGAAAAATAAAGGAGAATTCTGAAAAAGAACAGCAACTTTTTAATACAAAAGAAATAACATTGGTCGGAACGAATAAATATCAAAACCAACAAGACCAAATGAAGGATGATTTAGAGCTCTATCCTTTTGTGAAAATCCAACCCAGAAAAACAATCATAGAGCCCATTATTGAAAAGCGATTGGCAGAAACATTGGAACAAAAAAGACTTGGCGATGAGTAG
- a CDS encoding septum formation initiator family protein, giving the protein MRFKELKNKKWFKVMTNMYILVLTIFLIWMVFFDTNSLMIHLELRNEVKKLEKQKEFLKGEINKDKEILEKLSDKSELEKFAREKFYMKKENEEIFLIEYEDSLKTKKNE; this is encoded by the coding sequence ATGAGGTTCAAAGAATTAAAAAATAAAAAATGGTTTAAAGTCATGACCAACATGTACATCTTGGTTTTGACCATTTTTCTGATTTGGATGGTTTTTTTTGACACCAATTCTTTGATGATACATTTAGAGCTACGGAATGAAGTTAAAAAACTGGAAAAACAGAAAGAATTTTTAAAAGGTGAAATAAACAAGGATAAAGAGATTCTTGAAAAACTTTCTGACAAAAGTGAGCTGGAAAAATTTGCTCGTGAAAAGTTTTACATGAAGAAAGAAAATGAGGAGATTTTCTTGATAGAATATGAGGATAGTTTAAAGACAAAAAAGAATGAGTAA
- the udk gene encoding uridine kinase: protein MLILGIAGGTGCGKTTVVNQIVDELPENEVGVISQDSYYNDLSHLTKEERGKVNFDHPNSIDFDLLISHLDQLRQGKSINKPIYSFVEETRLDETILTPPRKVMIVEGILVLSNPQLRNMFDIKIYVHADSDERLIRRLQRDIKERGHDLEKALTRYQTAVKPMHQQFIEPSKEFADIIIPNNHYNTVAVDMVRTIINDRLG from the coding sequence ATGCTGATTTTAGGAATTGCCGGTGGTACAGGGTGTGGAAAAACTACTGTGGTTAATCAAATAGTGGATGAGTTGCCAGAGAATGAAGTGGGAGTCATTTCGCAAGACTCCTATTACAATGACCTTTCACACTTGACCAAAGAGGAACGTGGAAAAGTTAATTTTGACCACCCAAATTCCATAGATTTTGATTTATTGATTTCTCACCTTGATCAATTAAGGCAAGGGAAATCAATAAATAAACCTATATACTCTTTTGTTGAAGAGACGCGTTTAGATGAAACTATATTGACACCGCCAAGAAAAGTTATGATCGTTGAAGGCATCCTTGTTTTGAGCAATCCGCAACTACGCAATATGTTCGATATAAAAATCTATGTTCATGCAGATTCGGATGAACGCTTGATTAGAAGATTGCAGCGCGATATAAAAGAACGAGGACACGACCTTGAAAAAGCGCTGACCAGATATCAAACAGCAGTAAAACCCATGCATCAGCAATTTATAGAACCCTCTAAGGAATTTGCGGACATCATTATCCCAAATAACCATTACAACACTGTGGCCGTAGATATGGTGAGGACCATAATAAATGATAGACTAGGTTAA
- a CDS encoding acetyl-CoA carboxylase biotin carboxyl carrier protein subunit, giving the protein MENSYVIKVNENFDFQLSKDDISPLDILKTSSDTLHLLKNGVSYHIQIVKTDFNNRFYTINVNGNEYQISIDTPLEVLIKKMGFAINGAKNIDSIAAPMPGLILDILVKEGEEVKEDDQLLILEAMKMENIITSPRNGIIKKISIKKGEAVEKKQLLIEFE; this is encoded by the coding sequence ATGGAAAATTCCTATGTTATAAAGGTCAATGAAAACTTTGATTTTCAACTTTCCAAAGACGATATTTCCCCTTTAGATATTTTAAAGACAAGCAGTGACACGCTGCACCTACTAAAAAATGGAGTTTCTTACCATATTCAGATAGTAAAAACTGATTTTAACAATAGATTTTATACGATCAATGTAAATGGTAATGAGTACCAAATCTCAATAGATACCCCTTTGGAAGTACTCATTAAAAAAATGGGCTTTGCTATTAACGGTGCTAAAAATATAGATTCCATAGCAGCTCCAATGCCTGGGTTGATTTTAGATATTTTGGTTAAAGAGGGGGAAGAGGTGAAAGAAGATGATCAATTGTTGATTTTGGAAGCTATGAAGATGGAAAATATTATTACCTCCCCCAGAAACGGCATTATTAAAAAGATTTCTATAAAAAAGGGAGAGGCGGTAGAAAAGAAACAATTACTGATTGAATTTGAATAA